One window of Cupriavidus oxalaticus genomic DNA carries:
- a CDS encoding DUF4810 domain-containing protein: MMQTVTLRRAALWSVAGSILLAGCAAPQPMYQWEGYQAQVYEYFKGESREAQVTALEAGLQKIQAKGGAVPPGYHAQLGMLYLNLGKPDQMVSAFQTEKTLFPEATPYMDFLLRNVKSDSRTEIKADAAKAAPAAGSAK; encoded by the coding sequence ATGATGCAAACGGTCACGCTGCGCAGGGCAGCGTTATGGTCTGTCGCTGGCAGTATCCTGCTTGCCGGCTGCGCGGCCCCACAGCCCATGTATCAGTGGGAGGGGTACCAGGCCCAGGTCTACGAATATTTCAAGGGCGAGTCCCGGGAGGCGCAAGTTACGGCGCTGGAAGCGGGCTTGCAGAAGATCCAGGCCAAGGGCGGCGCCGTGCCGCCGGGCTACCATGCCCAGCTTGGCATGCTGTACCTCAACCTTGGCAAGCCGGACCAGATGGTCAGCGCATTCCAGACCGAGAAAACCCTTTTCCCCGAAGCCACGCCGTACATGGATTTCCTGCTGCGTAACGTCAAGAGCGACAGCCGCACTGAAATCAAGGCGGACGCCGCCAAGGCCGCGCCCGCGGCAGGGAGTGCCAAATGA
- the flgL gene encoding flagellar hook-associated protein FlgL yields MRVASSTLYQQGLASMNLQQGSLLHIQQQLGTGRRILTPSDDPVAATRALGVSQAQAVNGQYATSRSQANIALAAEENALQSLTTVTQNIQTLLVQAGNGTMSDADRGSLATALEGLYNQLVGLANSDDGNGQYLFGGTRSGTAPFSQASGAGVYIGDTGQQLLQVDVARQMPAGDNGRDVFMSVTGGAGYVVKGNSANTGSATFGTVSITDPSDPLYGKSLQVTFQANAGGQMEYTITDMADPAAPALAGPTAYNAPARIEIGGVTFNVSGEPKDGDTLTMQPAREAGTDMFANLQNVIDTLRKPTTTPGDQANLSNVLSTATRQFSNSLDNVLTVRASVGSRMQELDALDDVGTNRDLTYSQTLSGLQDLDYAAAITEYYQRQTALQGAQQSFMQIQGMNLFKYL; encoded by the coding sequence ATGCGTGTTGCAAGCTCTACCCTGTATCAGCAAGGCCTGGCGTCGATGAACCTGCAGCAGGGCTCGCTGCTGCATATCCAGCAGCAGCTCGGCACCGGCCGCCGTATTCTCACGCCGTCGGATGACCCGGTCGCGGCCACCCGCGCCCTTGGCGTCAGCCAGGCCCAGGCGGTCAACGGCCAGTACGCGACGTCGCGCAGCCAGGCGAATATCGCGCTGGCCGCGGAAGAAAACGCGCTGCAATCGTTGACCACCGTCACGCAGAACATCCAGACGCTGCTGGTGCAGGCCGGCAACGGCACCATGAGCGACGCCGACCGCGGCTCGCTCGCCACCGCGCTGGAAGGCCTGTACAACCAGCTGGTCGGCCTGGCCAACTCCGATGACGGCAACGGCCAGTACCTGTTCGGCGGCACCCGCTCCGGTACGGCGCCGTTTTCGCAAGCCAGCGGCGCCGGCGTCTACATCGGCGACACCGGCCAGCAACTGCTGCAGGTCGACGTCGCGCGCCAGATGCCCGCGGGCGACAACGGCCGCGACGTGTTCATGAGCGTCACCGGCGGTGCTGGTTATGTCGTCAAGGGCAATAGCGCCAACACCGGCAGCGCCACCTTCGGCACGGTCTCGATCACCGATCCCAGCGACCCGCTGTATGGCAAGTCGCTGCAGGTTACGTTCCAGGCCAACGCCGGCGGCCAGATGGAATACACCATCACCGACATGGCCGATCCCGCCGCGCCCGCGCTGGCCGGCCCGACTGCCTACAACGCACCGGCGCGCATCGAGATCGGCGGCGTGACCTTCAACGTCAGCGGCGAGCCGAAGGACGGCGATACCCTGACCATGCAACCTGCCAGGGAAGCCGGCACTGACATGTTCGCCAATCTGCAGAACGTGATCGACACGCTGCGCAAGCCGACTACCACTCCGGGCGATCAGGCCAACCTGAGCAACGTGCTGTCCACGGCGACGCGCCAGTTTTCCAACTCGCTGGATAACGTGCTGACGGTGCGCGCCTCGGTGGGTTCGCGGATGCAGGAACTGGATGCGCTGGACGATGTCGGCACTAACCGCGACCTGACGTACTCGCAGACGCTGTCGGGGCTGCAGGACCTGGATTATGCGGCGGCGATTACCGAGTACTACCAGCGGCAGACTGCGCTGCAGGGGGCGCAGCAATCGTTTATGCAGATTCAAGGAATGAATTTGTTTAAGTATTTGTGA
- the infA gene encoding translation initiation factor IF-1: MAKEELVEFGGKVSEVLPDNRFRVTLENGFEVWAYSSGRLKKNRIRILAGDRVTLEMSPYDLTKGRINYRHKF, from the coding sequence TTGGCTAAAGAAGAACTGGTGGAATTTGGCGGAAAGGTTTCGGAAGTCCTTCCGGATAACCGCTTTCGTGTCACCCTGGAGAATGGCTTCGAGGTTTGGGCCTATTCGTCCGGGCGGCTCAAGAAGAATCGCATACGTATTCTTGCCGGGGATCGTGTCACGCTCGAAATGTCGCCATACGATCTGACAAAGGGACGCATCAACTATCGCCACAAGTTCTGA
- a CDS encoding CsgG/HfaB family protein — protein sequence MAGCATESSTALPVQKVESASRPYNGVRTPIAVGKFDNRSNYMRGVFSDGIDRLSGQAKTSLVTHLQQTNRFNVLERENLDEIRREATIKNQAQRLKGADFVVTGDITEFGRKEVGDVQLFGILGRGKSQVAYAKVNLNIINISTSEVVYSTQGAGEYTLSNREVIGFGGTASYDSTLNGKVMDLAMREAINNLVAAIENGAWNPGQR from the coding sequence ATGGCTGGCTGCGCCACCGAATCCTCGACCGCGTTGCCGGTCCAGAAGGTGGAAAGCGCCAGCCGCCCGTACAACGGCGTGCGCACGCCTATTGCGGTAGGCAAGTTCGACAACCGCTCGAACTACATGCGTGGTGTTTTTTCGGACGGCATCGATCGCCTGAGCGGCCAGGCCAAGACCAGCCTGGTCACCCACCTGCAGCAGACCAACCGCTTCAACGTGCTGGAGCGTGAAAACCTGGACGAGATCAGGCGCGAGGCAACCATCAAGAACCAGGCGCAGCGCCTGAAGGGGGCGGACTTTGTCGTCACCGGCGACATCACCGAATTTGGCCGCAAGGAAGTCGGCGACGTGCAGCTGTTCGGCATCCTTGGCCGGGGCAAATCCCAGGTGGCCTATGCCAAGGTCAACCTGAACATCATCAACATCTCGACCTCGGAAGTGGTTTATTCAACCCAGGGCGCGGGTGAATACACGCTGTCGAACCGCGAAGTGATCGGCTTCGGCGGCACCGCCAGCTATGACTCGACGCTGAACGGCAAGGTCATGGACCTGGCCATGCGCGAGGCCATCAACAACCTCGTGGCTGCCATCGAGAACGGGGCGTGGAACCCGGGTCAGAGATAA
- a CDS encoding cold-shock protein, whose translation METGTVKWFNDSKGFGFITPDAGGNDLFAHFSEIQGNGFKSLQEGQKVRYVAGVGQKGPAATKIEPI comes from the coding sequence ATGGAAACCGGTACTGTAAAGTGGTTTAACGATTCAAAGGGTTTTGGCTTCATTACGCCTGATGCAGGCGGAAACGACCTGTTCGCTCATTTTTCCGAAATTCAGGGGAACGGGTTCAAGTCGCTCCAGGAAGGCCAGAAAGTGCGCTATGTGGCTGGCGTAGGCCAGAAGGGCCCGGCCGCGACCAAGATCGAACCGATCTAA
- a CDS encoding DUF2188 domain-containing protein codes for MTSRNIHVMPEGDRGWAVTVEGPNGATVLFPTEAEAIAAGTDAAKQDGVELFIYDRDGQIRERNSFDPMKHPIMATRISYGRAPKAAPRMWRSPVH; via the coding sequence ATGACTTCTCGAAATATCCACGTCATGCCGGAAGGCGATCGAGGCTGGGCTGTAACAGTGGAAGGCCCGAACGGCGCCACCGTCCTATTCCCAACGGAAGCTGAGGCAATCGCTGCTGGCACGGACGCGGCGAAGCAGGACGGGGTCGAGCTCTTCATTTATGATCGTGATGGCCAGATCCGTGAGCGCAATTCCTTCGATCCTATGAAGCATCCAATCATGGCGACGCGGATTTCCTATGGGCGAGCTCCGAAAGCCGCGCCGCGGATGTGGCGTAGCCCTGTCCACTAA
- a CDS encoding isochorismatase: protein MNPSITPFTVSVYPIQQEPGVWFANYMISEYKDGAERIVANVSMRHATHHTEAKARQAARSAGESAVAHIRLQPSPHRQAATHSTLPRGTR from the coding sequence TTGAATCCCAGCATTACTCCGTTCACCGTTTCGGTTTACCCCATCCAACAAGAGCCCGGCGTCTGGTTCGCGAACTACATGATCTCCGAGTATAAGGACGGCGCTGAACGCATCGTCGCCAACGTCTCGATGCGGCATGCCACGCACCATACGGAAGCCAAGGCCAGGCAAGCCGCCCGTAGCGCAGGGGAAAGCGCAGTGGCACACATACGCCTGCAACCATCCCCGCATCGGCAAGCTGCAACCCATTCCACGCTACCGCGTGGCACTCGCTGA
- a CDS encoding zinc ribbon domain-containing protein YjdM has translation MSALPSCPKCHSEFTYEDGGLYICPECAHEWSAQASAPAEAEARVYRDSAGNVLQDGDTVTVIKDLKLKGSAGVVKMGTKVKNIRLVDGDHDIDCKIDGFGAMSLKSEFVRKV, from the coding sequence ATGAGCGCGTTACCCTCCTGCCCGAAATGTCATTCCGAGTTCACCTATGAGGATGGGGGTCTCTATATTTGCCCGGAATGCGCTCATGAATGGTCGGCGCAGGCATCGGCACCGGCCGAAGCGGAAGCCCGGGTTTATCGCGATTCAGCCGGCAACGTATTGCAGGATGGGGATACCGTCACAGTCATCAAGGATCTCAAGCTGAAGGGATCGGCCGGTGTGGTCAAGATGGGCACCAAGGTGAAGAACATTCGCCTGGTTGACGGTGACCACGATATCGACTGCAAGATCGATGGCTTTGGTGCCATGAGCCTGAAATCGGAGTTCGTCAGGAAGGTGTGA
- a CDS encoding LysR family transcriptional regulator, translated as MNITLDEIQAFATVVDTGSITAAAQQLDLTVSATSRTLARLEEKLKTTLLRRTTRRLELTEEGRAFLQNARAIIDSVESAEEQMLARREKPSGRLRVDAATPFMLHVIVPLVRGYRERYPQVELELNSNEGIIDLLERRTDVAIRIGRLKDSTLHSRLIGNSRVRILASPAYLDAHGHPRKADDLGGHALLGFNQPESLNVWPILGADGEPYRIAPAVWSSSGETLRQLALDGSGIVCLSDFMTAQDRESGRLVQVLARQTQDVRQPVHAVYYRNTAISSRIASFVEYLIEVLGSGSAARGAPAWTDR; from the coding sequence ATGAACATCACGCTCGACGAAATCCAGGCGTTTGCGACCGTGGTCGACACCGGCTCGATCACCGCCGCCGCGCAGCAGCTGGACCTGACCGTGTCGGCCACCAGCCGCACGCTCGCGCGGCTCGAGGAAAAGCTGAAAACCACGCTGCTGCGCCGGACCACGCGCCGCCTGGAATTGACCGAGGAAGGCCGGGCATTCCTGCAGAATGCGCGGGCGATCATCGACTCGGTCGAAAGCGCCGAGGAACAGATGCTGGCGCGGCGCGAGAAGCCGTCCGGGCGCTTGCGGGTCGACGCCGCGACGCCGTTCATGCTGCACGTGATCGTGCCGCTCGTGCGCGGCTACCGCGAGCGCTATCCGCAGGTGGAACTGGAGCTGAACAGCAACGAAGGCATCATCGACCTGCTCGAGCGGCGCACCGACGTGGCGATCCGGATCGGCCGCCTGAAGGATTCGACGCTGCATAGCCGGCTGATCGGCAATAGCCGGGTGCGCATTCTCGCCAGTCCCGCCTATCTCGACGCACATGGCCATCCGCGCAAGGCCGACGACCTTGGCGGGCATGCTCTGCTCGGCTTCAACCAGCCCGAGTCGCTGAACGTGTGGCCGATACTTGGCGCGGACGGGGAACCGTACCGGATCGCGCCGGCCGTGTGGTCGTCGAGCGGTGAAACGCTCCGGCAACTTGCGCTCGACGGCTCAGGCATCGTCTGCCTGTCGGATTTCATGACCGCGCAGGACCGCGAGTCCGGGCGCCTCGTGCAGGTCCTTGCGCGCCAAACGCAGGACGTGCGGCAGCCGGTGCATGCGGTCTACTACCGCAACACGGCGATTTCATCGCGGATCGCGTCGTTCGTCGAGTATCTGATCGAAGTGCTCGGCAGCGGAAGCGCCGCGCGCGGGGCGCCGGCGTGGACGGACCGGTAA
- a CDS encoding transglutaminase-like domain-containing protein, translating into MNRLRYSVNLSYEILDPTADFLLIVEAAKTARQSVVSERLALTPPVHAARHTDPLCNRLLRIHANKGPLAIRYEAVVDIDHRLDDGMSLTEVPVAELPFDVLSYLAPSRYCESDRMMEFAMREFGAMRPGYSRVYAIREWVRNHVRFLSRSTNERTSAIDTIVERTGVCRDFSHLMIAICRALSIPARMSSSVDYGANPALGAPDFHAVVEVFLSGGWYLLDPSGVSIPTGLLRIGTGRDAADIPFAAIFGKVASERPFIEIQPIADPAAGIGLPLATTSAISTW; encoded by the coding sequence ATGAACCGCCTTCGGTACTCGGTGAACCTGTCCTATGAGATCCTGGATCCCACGGCAGACTTTCTGTTAATTGTCGAAGCTGCGAAAACTGCAAGACAGTCCGTTGTCTCCGAGCGTCTGGCGCTCACGCCACCGGTTCACGCCGCTCGCCACACGGATCCACTCTGCAACCGCCTGCTCAGAATACATGCGAACAAGGGCCCACTGGCCATCCGCTATGAAGCTGTGGTGGACATCGACCATCGTCTGGACGATGGCATGTCACTAACGGAGGTACCCGTCGCCGAACTCCCCTTCGATGTACTTTCGTACCTGGCGCCGAGCCGGTATTGCGAATCCGATCGCATGATGGAATTCGCCATGCGCGAGTTTGGCGCCATGCGCCCCGGCTATTCGCGCGTGTATGCGATTCGGGAGTGGGTGCGCAACCATGTGCGCTTTCTTTCGCGATCCACCAATGAGCGCACCTCGGCGATCGATACGATTGTCGAGCGCACCGGCGTATGCCGGGATTTTTCCCACCTGATGATCGCGATCTGCCGCGCCCTGAGTATTCCCGCCCGTATGTCCAGCAGCGTGGACTATGGCGCGAATCCCGCCTTGGGTGCGCCGGACTTTCACGCGGTGGTTGAGGTGTTCCTGTCAGGCGGCTGGTACCTGCTTGATCCCTCGGGGGTGTCCATTCCGACTGGCCTGCTGCGGATCGGCACCGGCCGGGATGCCGCCGACATTCCGTTTGCCGCCATATTCGGCAAGGTCGCGTCGGAGCGGCCCTTTATCGAAATCCAGCCGATAGCCGACCCGGCTGCCGGTATTGGCCTGCCACTCGCAACGACAAGCGCCATCTCTACCTGGTAA
- a CDS encoding H-NS histone family protein, translated as MELKYPALKARLKQMEVEIEAARVREREIAIEKIRRLLASVDLRPEDLGRLLGIGARPLTHRTMPGKRKHAALAAERPTRKQHSKRLPTSTLNQRAMLGKNHELYMDPHTGKTWSGRGRRPGWLRGNESRYQVTGF; from the coding sequence ATGGAGCTTAAATATCCGGCTTTGAAGGCTCGCCTGAAGCAGATGGAAGTTGAGATTGAAGCCGCAAGAGTTCGCGAGCGGGAGATCGCGATTGAGAAGATTCGGCGACTGCTTGCCAGTGTAGATCTCCGCCCCGAAGATCTGGGACGGCTGTTGGGGATAGGGGCACGGCCGCTCACGCATCGCACTATGCCCGGCAAGCGAAAGCACGCGGCGCTAGCGGCGGAGCGCCCCACGCGTAAGCAGCACTCTAAACGGCTACCAACAAGCACGCTGAATCAACGGGCTATGCTTGGCAAGAACCACGAGCTTTACATGGACCCGCACACAGGAAAGACCTGGTCGGGTCGCGGCAGGCGCCCAGGATGGCTTCGCGGCAATGAAAGCCGCTATCAGGTGACAGGGTTCTAG
- a CDS encoding GTP cyclohydrolase, whose product MSQNNAIYKGFRVSARVRHVSGAVPGGDLVHLRFLATVTITQVSSGMGSRRRLPPMIQHFASAPHTAIALALSSARDAIDGLPTFVKAR is encoded by the coding sequence ATGTCTCAGAACAACGCAATCTACAAAGGCTTCAGGGTATCTGCGAGGGTGCGTCACGTATCCGGTGCAGTCCCCGGTGGCGACCTGGTCCACCTGCGCTTCCTCGCTACCGTAACGATCACGCAAGTCAGTTCAGGAATGGGTTCCCGCAGACGGCTGCCACCCATGATCCAACATTTCGCCAGCGCGCCGCACACTGCCATCGCACTGGCCTTGTCATCGGCCAGGGACGCAATCGACGGCTTGCCCACCTTCGTCAAGGCGAGGTAG
- a CDS encoding DUF799 domain-containing protein, translated as MMRRILTYIASVGVVLLFAGCAVQNKQVDYSAFKASRPRSIVVLPPLNESPDVKATYAMLSQATVPLAESGYYVLPVAVVEETFRQNGLTVPADIHSVPVAKLRQIFGADAALYVTVTEYGSKYQIISSVTRVAANAKLVDLKTGDVLWSGTAVSATDSSSGGGGLIGMLINAAVTQVMNHTFDASYSVAGTASYRLLSAGQPAGILYGPRSPKYQSD; from the coding sequence ATGATGCGCCGGATCCTGACCTATATCGCCAGCGTGGGTGTCGTGCTGCTGTTCGCCGGTTGCGCGGTGCAGAACAAGCAGGTGGACTACTCCGCGTTCAAGGCCAGCCGTCCCCGCTCGATCGTGGTGCTGCCGCCGCTGAACGAGTCGCCGGACGTCAAGGCCACCTATGCCATGCTGTCGCAAGCGACGGTCCCGCTGGCGGAATCGGGCTACTACGTGTTGCCGGTCGCAGTGGTTGAAGAGACGTTCCGGCAGAACGGCCTGACCGTGCCGGCTGACATCCATTCCGTGCCGGTGGCCAAGCTGCGCCAGATCTTCGGGGCCGACGCCGCGCTGTACGTGACCGTCACCGAGTATGGTTCGAAATACCAGATCATCAGCAGCGTGACCCGCGTGGCCGCCAACGCCAAGCTGGTCGATCTCAAGACGGGCGACGTCCTGTGGAGCGGTACGGCCGTGTCAGCCACCGACAGCTCCAGCGGTGGCGGCGGACTGATCGGCATGCTCATCAATGCGGCGGTGACGCAGGTCATGAACCACACGTTCGATGCCAGCTACAGTGTGGCGGGCACCGCCAGCTACCGGCTGCTGTCTGCCGGCCAGCCTGCCGGCATTCTCTACGGGCCGCGCTCGCCCAAGTACCAGTCTGACTGA